Proteins encoded within one genomic window of Ptiloglossa arizonensis isolate GNS036 chromosome 3, iyPtiAriz1_principal, whole genome shotgun sequence:
- the Magr gene encoding iron-sulfur cluster assembly 1 homolog MagR has product MASSVVAGATIRAVKGRKILSTKAALTLTPTAVKKIKELLQDKTEYIGLRVGVKQRGCNGLSYTLDYTKEKSKLDEEVIQDGVRIMIDKKAQLSLLGTEMDYIESKLSSEFIFNNPNIKGTCGCGESFSV; this is encoded by the exons ATGGCTTCTTCTGTGGTGGCTGGAGCAACAATTCGAGCTGTCAAAGGCAGAAAAATACTTTCTACAAAAGCAGCGCTTACTTTA ACACCAACTGCAGTGAAAAAGATTAAGGAATTATTACAAGACAAAACTGAATAT ATTGGTCTACGAGTCGGTGTGAAACAACGAGGTTGCAATGGTTTAAGTTATACTTTAGATTATACTAAAGAAAAATCGAAGCTCGATGAAGAAGTTATCCAAGACGGTGTTCGCATAATGATCGATAAAAAGGCACAGTTGTCTCTTTTAGGCACTGAAATGGATTACATAGAATCCAAATTGAGttcagaatttatttttaataatccaAACATTAAAGGAACTTGTGGATGCGGAGAAAGCTTCTCCGTTTAA